In the Sus scrofa isolate TJ Tabasco breed Duroc chromosome 6, Sscrofa11.1, whole genome shotgun sequence genome, one interval contains:
- the ZNF865 gene encoding LOW QUALITY PROTEIN: zinc finger protein 865 (The sequence of the model RefSeq protein was modified relative to this genomic sequence to represent the inferred CDS: inserted 2 bases in 2 codons): protein MEANPAGSGAGGGGTSGLGGEDGVHFQSYPFDFLEFLNHQRFEPMELYGEHAKAVAALPCAPGPPPQPPPQPPPPQYDYPPQSTFKPKAEAPSSSSSSSSSSSSSSSSSSSQAKKPDPPLPPAFGAPPPPLFDAAFPAPQWGIVDLSGHQHLFGNLKRGGPASGPGVTPGLATPAGTPGPLPAPSQTPPGPAAGAACDPSKDDKGYFRRLKYLMERRFPCGVCQKSFKQSSHLVQHMLVHSGERPYECGVCGRTYNHVSSLIRHRRCHKDVPPAAGGPPQPGAPLPPLGLPAPAAGAPTVAPTSASSGPPXAPAADGSAASAAPAGVGVPPPPAAAAAAAGGGDGPFACTLCWKVFKKPSHLHQHQIIHTGEKPFSCSVCSKSFNRRESLKRHVKTHSADLLRLPCGICGKAFRDAAYLLKHQAAHAGAGAAGPRPVYPCDLCGKSYSAPQSLLRHKAAHAAPTAPDAPKDAAASVPQPPPTFPPGPYLLPPXPPATDSEKAAAAAAAVVYGAVPVPLLGAHPLLLGGGAGASAAGGSGASVPGKTFCCGICGRGFGRRETLKRHERIHTGEKPHQCPVCGKRFRESFHLSKHHVVHTRERPYKCELCGKVFGYPQSLTRHRQVHRLQLPCALAGAAGLPATQGAAGACGPGTSATSVGAADGLSYACSDCGEHFPDLFHVMSHKEAHMAEKPYGCDACGKTFGFIENLMWHKLVHQAAPERLLPPAPGGPQPSDGSGSNDAASVLDNGLAGEVGAAVAALAGVSGGDDSSGAAVAGGGGGASAGAERFSCATCGQSFKHFLGLVTHKYVHLVRRTLGCGLCGQSFAGAYDLLLHRRSHRQKRGFRCPVCGKRFWEAALLMRHQRCHTEQRPYRCGVCGRGFLRSWYLRQHRVVHTGERAFKCGVCAKRFAQSSSLAEHRRLHAVARPQRCGACGKTFRYRSNLLEHQRLHLGERAYRCEHCGKGFFYLSSVLRHQRAHEPPRPELRCPACLKAFKDPGYFRKHLAAHQGGRPFRCSSCGEGFANTYGLKKHRLAHKAEGLGGPGAGAGTLTGKDT from the exons ATGGAGGCCAACCCAGCGGGCAGCGGCGCCGGGGGCGGCGGGACCAGCGGCCTAGGGGGCGAGGACGGGGTGCACTTTCAGAGCTACCCCTTcgacttcctggagttcctcaACCACCAGCGCTTCGAGCCCATGGAGCTCTACGGGGAGCACGCCAAGGCGGTGGCGGCGCTGCCCTGCGCCCCCGGGCCCCCGCCGCAGCCACCGCCGCAGCCGCCGCCCCCGCAGTATGACTACCCGCCGCAGTCCACCTTCAAACCTAAGGCCGAGGCACCGTCCTCATCGTCGTCGTCCTCGTCGTCGTCCtcgtcctcctcgtcctcctcctcctcccaagcCAAGAAGCCCGACCCGCCCCTGCCGCCCGCCTTTGGGGCGCCCCCTCCACCGCTCTTTGATGCCGCCTTCCCGGCCCCCCAGTGGGGCATCGTCGACCTCTCGGGACACCAGCACCTGTTCGGGAACCTGAAGCGCGGAGGGCCCGCCTCCGGGCCGGGGGTGACGCCGGGGCTGGCTACTCCCGCGGGGACCCCCGGGCCGCTCCCCGCCCCCTCGCAGACGCCGCCGGGACCCGCCGCGGGGGCGGCCTGCGACCCCAGCAAGGACGACAAGGGCTACTTCCGGAGGCTGAAGTACCTGATGGAGCGGCGCTTCCCCTGCGGCGTGTGCCAGAAGTCCTTCAAGCAGTCCTCGCACCTGGTGCAGCACATGCTGGTGCACTCGGGCGAGCGGCCGTACGAGTGCGGCGTCTGCGGCCGCACCTACAACCACGTCTCCAGCCTCATCCGCCACCGCCGCTGCCACAAGGACGTGCCCCCTGCCGCCGGGGGCCCGCCGCAGCCCGGAGCACCGCTGCCGCCTCTGGGCCTGCCCGCGCCCGCTGCCGGAGCCCCGACCGTCGCCCCCACCTCGGCGTCCTCgggccccc ccgcccccgccgccgacGGCAGTGCCGCCTCCGCCGCCCCcgcgggggtgggggtcccccctccgccggcggcggcggcggcggcggcggggggcggcgACGGCCCATTTGCCTGTACGTTGTGCTGGAAGGTCTTCAAGAAACCCAGCCACCTCCACCAGCACCAGATCATCCACACAGGCGAGAAGCCCTTCTCCTGCTCTGTGTGCAGCAAGAGCTTCAACCGCCGGGAGAGCCTCAAGAGGCACGTGAAGACGCACTCGGCGGACCTGCTGCGCCTGCCCTGCGGCATCTGCGGGAAGGCCTTCCGCGACGCCGCCTACCTGCTCAAGCACCAGGCGGCCCACGCGGGCGCGGGCGCGGCGGGGCCTCGGCCCGTGTACCCCTGCGACCTGTGCGGCAAGTCCTACTCGGCGCCCCAGAGCCTGCTCCGGCACAAGGCGGCCCACGCCGCGCCCACCGCCCCCGACGCGCCCAAGGACGCCGCGGCCTCAGTCCCGCAGCCCCCGCCCACGTTCCCCCCGGGACCCTACCTCTTGCCCC ACCCCCCTGCCACAGACAGCGAGAAGGCAGCGGCGGCCGCGGCCGCTGTGGTCTACGGTGCCGTGCCGGTCCCGCTCCTGGGGGCCCACCCGCTGCTGCTCGGCGGCGGCGCCGGGGCCAGCGCGGCCGGAGGCTCCGGCGCCAGCGTCCCGGGAAAGACGTTCTGCTGCGGCATCTGCGGGCGCGGCTTCGGGCGCCGCGAGACCCTGAAGCGCCACGAGCGCAtccacacgggcgagaagccGCACCAGTGTCCGGTGTGTGGCAAGCGCTTCCGCGAGTCCTTCCACCTGAGCAAGCACCACGTGGTGCACACCCGCGAGCGGCCCTACAAGTGTGAGCTCTGCGGCAAGGTCTTTGGCTACCCGCAGAGCCTCACCCGCCACCGCCAGGTGCACCGGCTCCAGCTGCCCTGCGCCCTGGCCGGGGCCGCCGGCCTCCCTGCCACCCAGGGTGCGGCGGGGGCCTGCGGCCCGGGCACCTCGGCCACGTCCGTGGGGGCCGCCGACGGACTGAGCTATGCCTGCTCGGACTGCGGCGAACACTTCCCGGATCTCTTCCATGTCATGAGCCACAAGGAGGCGCACATGGCCGAGAAGCCCTATGGCTGCGACGCCTGCGGCAAGACCTTCGGCTTCATCGAGAACCTCATGTGGCACAAGCTGGTCCACCAGGCCGCTCCTGAGCGCCTGCTCCCGCCCGCGCCCGGCGGCCCTCAGCCCTCGGATGGCTCCGGCAGCAACGATGCGGCCAGCGTGCTGGACAACGGGCTGGCCGGAGAGGTGGGGGCAGCCGTGGCGGCGCTGGCAGGGGTGTCTGGGGGCGATGACTCGAGCGGGGCAGCGGTggccgggggcggcgggggtgcCAGTGCAGGCGCTGAGCGTTTTAGCTGTGCCACCTGTGGCCAGAGCTTCAAGCACTTCCTGGGCCTGGTGACTCACAAGTACGTGCACCTAGTGCGGCGGACCCTGGGCTGCGGCCTCTGTGGCCAAAGCTTCGCGGGCGCCTACGACCTGCTCCTGCATCGCCGCAGCCACCGGCAGAAGCGGGGCTTCCGCTGCCCGGTGTGCGGCAAGCGCTTCTGGGAGGCGGCCCTGCTGATGCGCCACCAGCGCTGCCACACGGAGCAGCGGCCCTACCGGTGCGGCGTGTGTGGCCGAGGCTTCCTCCGCTCCTGGTACCTGCGGCAGCACCGCGTGGTGCACACGGGCGAGCGGGCCTTCAAGTGCGGCGTGTGCGCCAAGCGCTTTGCGCAGTCGTCTAGCCTGGCGGAGCATCGGCGGCTGCACGCCGTGGCCCGGCCCCAGCGCTGCGGCGCCTGCGGCAAGACCTTCCGCTACCGCTCCAACTTGCTGGAGCACCAGCGGCTGCACCTGGGCGAGCGCGCCTACCGCTGCGAGCACTGTGGCAAGGGCTTCTTCTACCTGAGCTCCGTGCTGCGTCACCAGCGCGCGCACGAGCCGCCGCGGCCCGAACTCCGATGTCCCGCCTGCCTCAAGGCCTTCAAGGATCCCGGTTACTTCCGTAAGCACCTGGCGGCCCACCAGGGCGGCCGGCCTTTCCGCTGCTCCTCCTGCGGCGAGGGCTTCGCCAACACCTACGGCCTCAAGAAACACCGCCTGGCCCACAAGGCCGAGGGCCTCGGCGGGCCTGGAGCCGGGGCGGGCACCCTGACCGGGAAGGATACCTGa